Proteins from a single region of Centropristis striata isolate RG_2023a ecotype Rhode Island chromosome 9, C.striata_1.0, whole genome shotgun sequence:
- the LOC131978260 gene encoding retinal Mueller cells isomerohydrolase-like isoform X2, which yields MGPGLFEVGDEPFRHMFDGQALVHKFDLKDGQVTYHRKFIRTDAYVRAMTENRIVITEFGTAAYPDPCKNIFSRFFTYFRGIEVTDNCLVNIYPVGEDFYAVTETNFITKVDPDSLQTLKKVDLCKYLSVNGLTAHPHTDADGTVYNIGNCFGKNMSLAYNIVKIPPAQKDDSDPLEKSQVVVQLPSSERLKPSYVHSFGMTDNYFVFVEQPVKINLLKFMAAWSFRGATYMDAFESNESMGTWFHLATKDSGDYLSSHKFRTSAFNLFHHINAYEEQGFIVVDLCTWKGHDFVFNYLYMANIKQEWDEVKRAAMRAPQPEVRRYVLPLDIHGEEQGKNLVSLPYTTASAVLHSDGTIWLEPEVLFSGPRQAFEFPQINYSRCRGKKYSFAYGLGLNHFIPDRIVKLDVQTKETWVWQEEESYPSEPLFVPTPGATEEDDGVLLSIVVKPAAERPHGFLLVLDAVKLTELARAEVDTMIPLTLHGTYKP from the exons ATGGGTCCGGGTCTGTTCGAGGTGGGAGACGAACCTTTCCGCCACATGTTTGACGGACAGGCTCTCGTGCACAAGTTTGACCTGAAGGACGGTCAGGTGACCTACCACAGAAA GTTCATCAGGACGGATGCGTATGTTCGTGCCATGACTGAGAACAGAATCGTCATCACTGAGTTTGGAACAGCAGCCTACCCAGATCCCTGCAAAAACATCTTCTCCAG ATTCTTCACTTACTTCAGAGGCATCGAGGTGACTGATAACTGCCTGGTGAACATCTATCCGGTCGGTGAAGACTTCTACGCCGTCACAGAGACCAATTTCATCACAAAAGTGGATCCTGATTCGCTGCAGACTTTAAAGAAG GTGGACCTGTGCAAGTACCTTTCAGTGAACGGGTTGACTGCCCACCCCCACACTGACGCAGATGGTACGGTCTATAACATCGGAAACTGCTTTGGCAAGAACATGAGTCTGGCTTATAACATCGTCAAGATCCCACCGGCTCAGAAAG ACGACTCAGATCCTCTGGAGAAGTCCCAGGTTGTTGTTCAGCTACCCAGCAGTGAGAGGTTAAAACCCTCCTACGTACACAG TTTCGGTATGACAGACaactattttgtgtttgtggagCAGCCGGTGAAGATCAACCTGCTCAAGTTCATGGCAGCGTGGAGCTTCAGAGGAGCCACGTACATGGACGCGTTTGAATCCAACGAGAGCATGGGG acgTGGTTCCACCTGGCCACGAAGGACTCAGGAGATTATCTGAGCAGCCACAAGTTCAGAACGTCAGCGTTCAACCTGTTTCACCACATCAACGCGTACGAGGAGCAGGGCTTCATCGTGGTCGACCTGTGCACGTGGAAGGG tcaTGACTTTGTGTTTAACTACCTGTACATGGCCAACATAAAGCAGGAGTGGGACGAAGTGAAGAGAGCGGCGATGAGAGCTCCTCAGCCCGAGGTCAGACGGTACGTGCTGCCGCTGGATATACACGGg GAGGAGCAGGGAAAAAATCTGGTGTCTCTGCCCTACACGACAGCATCAGCTGTTCTTCACAGTGACGGCACCATCTGGCTCGAACCTGAAGTCCTCTTTTCTGGACCCAGACagg cctTCGAGTTTCCACAGATTAACTACTCTCGATGTCGTGGGAAGAAGTACTCCTTTGCCTACGGACTGGGACTCAACCACTTTATCCCTGACAgg ATAGTGAAGCTGGACGTGCAGACCAAAGAGACGTGGGTGTGGCAGGAGGAGGAGTCTTACCCTTCAGAGCCGCTGTTTGTCCCGACACCTGGAGCCACTGAGGAGGACGAtg GCGTGCTGCTGAGCATCGTGGTGAAGCCGGCTGCAGAGAGACCTCACGGCTTCCTGCTGGTGCTGGACGCCGTGAAGCTGACGGAGCTGGCCAGGGCCGAGGTGGACACCATGATCCCTCTGACCCTCCACGGCACGTACAAACCATGA
- the LOC131978260 gene encoding retinal Mueller cells isomerohydrolase-like isoform X1, producing MASRLEHPAASYKKIFESVEELNEPLPAQVTGVVPSWLGGSLLRMGPGLFEVGDEPFRHMFDGQALVHKFDLKDGQVTYHRKFIRTDAYVRAMTENRIVITEFGTAAYPDPCKNIFSRFFTYFRGIEVTDNCLVNIYPVGEDFYAVTETNFITKVDPDSLQTLKKVDLCKYLSVNGLTAHPHTDADGTVYNIGNCFGKNMSLAYNIVKIPPAQKDDSDPLEKSQVVVQLPSSERLKPSYVHSFGMTDNYFVFVEQPVKINLLKFMAAWSFRGATYMDAFESNESMGVTEGGSGVWLLV from the exons ATGGCCAGCCG TTTGGAGCATCCTGCTGCGAGCTACAAGAAGATCTTTGAGTCGGTGGAGGAGCTGAACGAACCTTTACCTGCTCAGGTCACAG gtgttGTACCCTCATGGCTGGGTGGTAGTCTCCTCCGGATGGGTCCGGGTCTGTTCGAGGTGGGAGACGAACCTTTCCGCCACATGTTTGACGGACAGGCTCTCGTGCACAAGTTTGACCTGAAGGACGGTCAGGTGACCTACCACAGAAA GTTCATCAGGACGGATGCGTATGTTCGTGCCATGACTGAGAACAGAATCGTCATCACTGAGTTTGGAACAGCAGCCTACCCAGATCCCTGCAAAAACATCTTCTCCAG ATTCTTCACTTACTTCAGAGGCATCGAGGTGACTGATAACTGCCTGGTGAACATCTATCCGGTCGGTGAAGACTTCTACGCCGTCACAGAGACCAATTTCATCACAAAAGTGGATCCTGATTCGCTGCAGACTTTAAAGAAG GTGGACCTGTGCAAGTACCTTTCAGTGAACGGGTTGACTGCCCACCCCCACACTGACGCAGATGGTACGGTCTATAACATCGGAAACTGCTTTGGCAAGAACATGAGTCTGGCTTATAACATCGTCAAGATCCCACCGGCTCAGAAAG ACGACTCAGATCCTCTGGAGAAGTCCCAGGTTGTTGTTCAGCTACCCAGCAGTGAGAGGTTAAAACCCTCCTACGTACACAG TTTCGGTATGACAGACaactattttgtgtttgtggagCAGCCGGTGAAGATCAACCTGCTCAAGTTCATGGCAGCGTGGAGCTTCAGAGGAGCCACGTACATGGACGCGTTTGAATCCAACGAGAGCATGGGGGTAACAGAGGGGGGGTCTGGGGTCTGGCTGTTAGTTTGA
- the depdc1a gene encoding DEP domain-containing protein 1A: MSSHVITPGPYRATKLWNEVTRLFRAGMPLRKHRQTFRHYASCFTASAAVDWMHQLLRNNSNFGPDVTRQQTVQLLKKFLKNHVIEDVKGRWGTEDLEDNNVLYRFPQTSPLKPIPRPAASAPGSVKKRPSFKDKDGFFRFRKKQLEKETLENVDPALQAGGEKEPTGEQQAQRRELTVEDEQEIWRDITLTHLQRILGVASLDEVLEQRSVNPQNIIHNMTKVNKHGVVTLDDKTDDLPHWVLSAMKSLANWPKYDSAQPSYPGFERDVFKTVSDYFYSLPQPLLTYQLYELFINVLVFCGYVAAPTVHQRGKRKKPDLPSAPPPAKTSFRSTECLLLSLLRQGTCDEAESPMGEVLGGKLRSRLAALKGAGDGQLGGSCVSLSTVGFTRPHTRSCSLETILDDSASVTRQQLFLSNDSLASCSYSNRSPTDSHTDSVPKETSSTCETAAGGTARKRPTGVQRSRSMRPHSVGSCLDIVIETREEDVTESKLQSRAASCLNVNAPADQQLSSTASRPASLSSYHPSLSSYHPFSHFSSSAWAKLQGPPAASGPSGPRPASSISNLRTLPAPAVVRRCLSSLDVSKLSRPVSLFKAPVSVPTSIPQPPQPKPEHSLLQPQCERVAIEALQLCTLLLPPTSRRKLQLLMRMMSRISQNVDMPRLHPAIGTQTLMVHTFSGCVLGSAEECDLDELLATRLVSFLMDHQESILSVPEFLLSAIGDHIQYLRSAQVPTDGVSNIDGGDPVCVPMPIYTFCRQISGAEFEQQKLESSQKAMEELLELLLSDQNMSEKDRRKKLKQFQKQYPDIYSRRFPSSDREHKTDNKPKIKPPLLSIKKTKAFSIRN, translated from the exons ATGAGTTCTCATGTTATCACCCCTGGACCGTACCGGGCCACAAAACTG TGGAATGAGGTGACTCGTTTGTTTCGGGCCGGTATGCCCCTCAGGAAGCATCGGCAGACCTTCCGGCACTACGCCTCCTGTTTCACCGCCTCCGCCGCTGTGGACTGGATGCACCAGCTGCTCCGCAACAACAGCAATTTTGGCCCTGATGTCACTAGGCAGCAGACAGTGCAGCTCTTGAAGAAGTTCCTGAAGAACCATGTGATCGAAGATGTGAAGGGTCGCTGGGGCACAGAGGATCTGGAGGACAACAACGTGTTGTACAG aTTCCCCCAAACGTCTCCTCTGAAGCCCATTCCCCGTCCTGCTGCCTCGGCTCCTGGCTCGGTTAAGAAAAGGCCTTCATTCAAGGACAAGGACGGTTTCTTCAGGTTTAGGAAGAAGCAGCTTGAGAAGGAGACACTG GAAAATGTAGATCCTGCTCTCCAGGCAGGGGGAGAGAAGGAGCCGACGGGGGAGCAGCAGGCGCAGAGACGAGAGCTGACGGTGGAGGATGAACAGGAGATCTGGAGAGACATCACTCTGACTCA CCTGCAGAGGATTCTGGGTGTTGCATCTCTGGATGAAGTTCTAGAACAACGCTCGGTAAACCCACAGAACATCATCCATAATATGACCAAAGTCAACAAGCACGGTGTGGTCACACTGGACGACAAAACTG ATGACCTTCCACACTGGGTCTTGTCTGCTATGAAGAGCCTGGCCAACT GGCCGAAGTACGACAGCGCCCAGCCGTCCTATCCCGGCTTTGAGAGAGACGTCTTCAAAACGGTGTCTGATTACTTCTACAGCCTCCCACAGCCACTACTCACATACCAGCTGTATGAGCTATTTATCAACGTGTTGG TGTTTTGTGGGTACGTTGCAGCGCCCACGGTGCACCAACGTGGGAAACGCAAGAAGCCTGACCtcccctcagctcctcctccggCCAAGACGTCTTTCCGCTCCACAGAGTGTCTCCTCCTGTCTCTGCTCAGACAGGGGACGTGCGACGAGGCGGAGTCGCCGATGGGAGAGGTGCTCGGCGGGAAGCTGCGGTCGCGGCTAGCGGCGCTGAAAGGAGCCGGGGACGGTCAGTTAGGAGGCAGCTGTGTGAGTCTGAGCACAGTGGGTTTTACCAGGCCTCACACCAGGAGTTGCTCACTGGAAACCATCCTAGATGACTCCGCCTCTGTCACAAGGCAGCAGCTGTTCCTGTCCAATGACAGCCTGGCATCCTGCTCCTATAGTAACAGGAGCCCTACAGACAGTCACACAGACTCTGTCCCCAAAGAAACCTCCTCTACTTGTGAAACCGCTGCAGGAGGTACGGCCAGAAAGAGACCGACAGGCGTGCAGAGGTCTCGCTCCATGCGGCCGCACAGCGTGGGCAGCTGTCTGGACATTGTGATAGAAACCAGGGAGGAAGACGTGACGGAGTCCAAGCTGCAGAGCCGAGCAGCCAGCTGCCTGAACGTGAACGCTCCAGCAGATCAGCAGCTCTCCTCCACAGCTTCACGCCCTGCTTCCTTATCTTCCTATCATCCCTCGCTCTCCTCCTATCATCCTTTCTCCCATTTCTCTTCATCTGCTTGGGCCAAACTACAAGGGCCTCCCGCCGCCTCAGGACCCAGCGGGCCCAGACCCGCCTCCAGCATCTCTAACCTGCGGACGCTCCCTGCGCCCGCTGTTGTCCGCCGCTGCCTCAGCTCTCTGGACGTGTCGAAGCTGTCTCGACCCGTTTCACTGTTCAAAGCGCCTGTCTCTGTGCCCACCAGCATCCCCCAGCCCCCACAACCCAAACCTGAGCACA gccttcTCCAGCCCCAGTGTGAGCGTGTGGCCATTGAGGCCTTGCAGCTCTGCACCCTCCTCCTTCCCCCCACCTCCCGCAGGAAGTTGCAGCTCCTGATGAGGATGATGTCACGCATCAGCCAGAACGTGGACATGCCCCGCCTCCACCCCGCCATCGGCACCCAAACACTG ATGGTTCACACGTTTTCCGGCTGTGTCCTGGGCAGCGCTGAGGAGTGTGATCTGGACGAGCTGTTAGCTACCAGACTGGTGTCATTTCTCATGGACCACCAAGAAAGCATCCTCTCGGTCCCAGAGTTCCTGCTCAGCGCTATCGGCGACCATATACAGTACCTGCGCTCTGCACAG GTCCCAACAGATGGTGTGTCTAACATTGACGGCGGCGATCCCGTCTGCGTCCCGATGCCCATCTACACTTTCTGCCGTCAGATCAGCGGCGCCGAGTTTGAACAGCAAAAGCTGGAATCTTCCCAGAAGGCCatggaggagctgctggagctgctgctgagcGACCAAAACATGAGCGAGAAGGACCGACGCAAGAAACTGAAGCag TTTCAGAAACAGTACCCAGACATCTACAGCCGGCGGTTCCCCTCCTCAGACCGGGAACACAAGACTGACAACAAGCCAAAGATTAAACCTCCACTCCTCAGCATCAAGAAGACCAAAGCTTTCAGCATCAGGAACTGA